Proteins found in one Methylobacterium sp. CB376 genomic segment:
- a CDS encoding AMP-binding protein, translating into MLDLGTSFLASVSRDPRGLAIVDGETRLTYAEWYRIISGVVAGLDALGLEPGDHLVTVLQNRLEAATLHWACQFAGLVLTPINWRASPEEIDFAVGNAGAKALAYEEVSAPSVRASGGARACPRIAVGLPPEPGETAFAALAARDAAPAAPRADAEAISLMLYTSGTTAKPKGVPRRHRAERAAALAHVAQNLYGRGERTLGVMPLYHTMGVRSLLAMSLIGGAFVCLPRFDVAAALRLIAAERVTNLYLVPTLYHDLVHHPDFAATDTSSVRKLGFAGAPMTDGLLRRLTEAFRPDLFVNHYGSSEVYTFTINQDAAGKPGSAGRAGLNTMVRIVPLGATDPEAAAPGEEGEIAVIARGDEAFEGYWHRPEADAKAFRNGWYFTGDTGFMDADGDVFVTGRVDDMIITGGENVSPVEIESCLSLHPAVSEVAVVGLPDERWGKVVTAFVKRRGPADEAALDAHCRAAGLPSHKRPRAYVFVAEIPKSPVGKLLRRQLVAGAYEAEGDPSAAA; encoded by the coding sequence ATGCTTGACCTCGGCACCAGCTTCCTGGCGAGCGTCTCCCGCGACCCGCGGGGCCTCGCCATCGTGGACGGCGAGACCCGCCTCACCTACGCCGAATGGTACCGGATCATCTCCGGCGTGGTCGCGGGGCTCGACGCGCTCGGCCTTGAGCCCGGAGATCACCTGGTCACGGTGCTGCAGAACCGCCTGGAGGCGGCGACGCTCCACTGGGCCTGCCAGTTCGCCGGCCTCGTCCTGACGCCGATCAACTGGCGCGCCAGCCCCGAGGAGATCGACTTCGCGGTCGGGAACGCGGGCGCGAAGGCGCTCGCCTACGAGGAGGTGTCGGCGCCGAGCGTGCGGGCGAGCGGGGGCGCGCGCGCCTGCCCGCGCATCGCGGTCGGCCTGCCGCCCGAGCCCGGCGAGACCGCCTTCGCGGCCCTCGCGGCCCGGGACGCCGCGCCGGCCGCGCCGCGGGCGGATGCCGAGGCGATCTCGCTGATGCTCTACACCTCGGGCACCACGGCCAAGCCCAAGGGCGTGCCGCGCCGCCACCGGGCGGAGCGGGCCGCCGCCCTCGCCCACGTGGCCCAGAACCTCTACGGGCGCGGCGAGCGCACGCTCGGCGTGATGCCGCTCTACCACACGATGGGGGTGCGCTCGCTCCTCGCCATGTCGTTGATCGGCGGCGCCTTCGTGTGCCTGCCGCGCTTCGACGTGGCGGCGGCTCTGCGCCTGATCGCGGCCGAGCGGGTGACGAACCTCTACCTCGTGCCGACCCTCTACCACGACCTCGTCCACCATCCGGACTTCGCGGCCACCGACACGTCCTCGGTGCGCAAGCTCGGCTTCGCGGGCGCGCCCATGACGGACGGGCTCCTGCGCCGGCTCACCGAGGCCTTCCGGCCGGACCTGTTCGTCAACCATTACGGCTCGTCGGAGGTCTACACCTTCACGATCAACCAGGACGCCGCGGGCAAGCCAGGATCGGCCGGGCGCGCCGGCCTCAACACGATGGTGCGGATCGTGCCGCTCGGCGCCACCGATCCGGAGGCGGCGGCGCCCGGCGAGGAGGGCGAGATCGCCGTCATCGCGCGCGGCGACGAGGCCTTCGAGGGCTACTGGCACCGCCCCGAGGCCGACGCCAAGGCCTTCCGGAACGGCTGGTACTTCACGGGCGACACCGGCTTCATGGACGCGGACGGCGACGTCTTCGTCACCGGCCGGGTCGACGACATGATCATCACGGGCGGCGAGAACGTCTCCCCGGTCGAGATCGAGAGCTGCCTGTCCCTGCACCCGGCCGTCTCGGAGGTCGCGGTGGTCGGCCTGCCCGACGAGCGCTGGGGCAAGGTCGTCACCGCCTTCGTGAAGCGCCGCGGCCCGGCCGACGAGGCCGCCCTCGACGCCCATTGCCGCGCCGCCGGCCTCCCGAGCCACAAGCGCCCGCGCGCCTACGTCTTCGTTGCCGAGATCCCGAAATCCCCCGTCGGCAAGCTCCTGCGCCGCCAGCTCGTCGCCGGCGCCTACGAGGCCGAGGGCGACCCCTCCGCCGCCGCCTGA
- a CDS encoding enoyl-CoA hydratase/isomerase family protein, with translation MTSDPRLSDLDGFRVEIDPARERADVILARPPMNVIAMPQRDQIRRVFEALDEDDRVRVIVLRAEGEHFSSGGYIKGFLDASPEHVSKLAWNIAAPARCTKPVIAANRGYTFGVGFEISLACDFRIVSETCQYALPEQKLGQIPGSGGSARLQKIVGITRTKDIVMRSKRIPGRQALDWGIATECVPDGELEATVDALVEELRAFSPIAQRTAKKLLNDTEDSTLAIAIELEGHCYSRLRQSDDFREGVEAFHAKRKPNFRGS, from the coding sequence ATGACCAGCGATCCCCGCCTGTCCGACCTCGACGGATTCCGGGTCGAGATCGACCCCGCGCGCGAGCGCGCCGACGTGATCCTCGCCCGTCCGCCCATGAACGTGATCGCGATGCCCCAGCGCGACCAGATCCGCCGGGTGTTCGAGGCCCTCGACGAGGACGACCGCGTGCGGGTGATCGTGCTGCGGGCCGAGGGCGAGCACTTCTCCTCGGGCGGCTACATCAAGGGCTTCCTCGACGCCTCGCCCGAGCACGTCTCCAAGCTCGCCTGGAACATCGCGGCGCCCGCCCGCTGCACGAAGCCGGTCATCGCGGCCAATCGCGGCTACACGTTCGGGGTCGGGTTCGAGATCTCCCTCGCCTGCGACTTCCGCATCGTCTCGGAGACCTGCCAGTACGCCCTGCCCGAGCAGAAGCTCGGCCAGATCCCGGGCTCAGGCGGCTCGGCCCGCCTGCAGAAGATCGTCGGCATCACCCGCACCAAGGACATCGTGATGCGCTCGAAGCGCATCCCGGGCCGGCAGGCGCTCGACTGGGGCATCGCCACGGAATGCGTGCCGGACGGCGAACTGGAGGCGACGGTCGACGCCCTCGTGGAGGAGCTGCGCGCCTTCTCGCCGATCGCCCAGCGCACGGCCAAGAAGCTCCTCAACGACACCGAGGATTCGACGCTCGCGATCGCCATCGAGCTCGAGGGCCATTGCTACAGCCGCCTGCGCCAGTCGGACGATTTCCGCGAAGGCGTCGAGGCCTTCCACGCCAAGCGCAAGCCGAATTTCCGCGGCTCGTAG
- a CDS encoding MFS transporter gives MTAATTIPAPDAALTKPTTRQTATAVMASLFGWGLDLFDLFILLYVAPVVGALFFPADKPMLSLAGAYASFAVTLLIRPLGSALFGSYADRLGRRRALMVAVMGVGLSTAAFGLLPTVGQIGWLATAVFLAFRLIQGIFVGGVVAASHTIGTESVPERWRGLMSGAVGGGGAAIGGLLASMIFYVVSLMAPGEAFASWGWRAMFFSGLLTSVVGLMLFRNLEESPIFRQLQADKAARRAGAPVVASPVRALFSAEHRRAFLVAILVSFGGGAAYYLTSGYLPTFLKLVNGVPNATASIMLVGANVAAALGACALGELSQRIGRKPTFLLMGVLRLVAFPALFLAMAKTSDTTLLAVYVLVLSFVANASYGPLLIFLNEKFPTALRATGTGLTWNVGFALGGMLPTLVSLAVDGPSQIPMMLAIFTTVVTAVYLIGAALTEETRGNLDRA, from the coding sequence GTGACTGCCGCCACGACGATCCCGGCGCCGGACGCCGCGCTGACCAAACCCACGACCCGCCAGACGGCCACCGCCGTGATGGCCTCGCTGTTCGGGTGGGGGCTCGACCTGTTCGACCTCTTCATCCTGCTCTACGTGGCGCCGGTCGTCGGGGCGCTGTTCTTCCCCGCCGACAAGCCGATGCTGTCGCTGGCGGGCGCCTACGCGTCCTTCGCGGTGACGCTGCTGATCCGGCCGCTCGGCTCGGCCCTGTTCGGCTCCTACGCCGACCGCCTCGGCCGGCGCCGCGCCCTCATGGTGGCGGTGATGGGCGTCGGCCTCTCGACGGCGGCCTTCGGGCTGCTGCCGACCGTCGGGCAGATCGGCTGGCTCGCCACCGCGGTCTTCCTGGCCTTCCGGCTGATCCAGGGCATCTTCGTGGGCGGCGTGGTCGCGGCCTCGCACACGATCGGGACCGAATCCGTGCCGGAGCGCTGGCGCGGCCTGATGTCGGGCGCGGTCGGCGGCGGCGGCGCCGCCATCGGCGGCCTGCTCGCCTCGATGATCTTCTACGTCGTCTCCCTGATGGCGCCGGGCGAGGCCTTCGCGTCCTGGGGGTGGCGCGCGATGTTCTTCTCGGGCCTGCTGACCTCGGTGGTCGGGCTGATGCTGTTCCGCAACCTGGAGGAATCGCCGATCTTCCGGCAGCTCCAGGCCGACAAGGCGGCCCGCCGCGCCGGGGCGCCCGTCGTGGCCTCGCCGGTCCGCGCGCTGTTCTCCGCCGAGCACCGGCGCGCCTTCCTGGTCGCTATCCTGGTCTCCTTCGGCGGCGGCGCGGCCTATTACCTGACCTCGGGCTACCTGCCGACCTTCCTCAAGCTCGTGAACGGGGTGCCGAACGCGACCGCCTCGATCATGCTGGTCGGCGCCAACGTCGCGGCCGCCCTCGGCGCCTGCGCCCTCGGCGAGCTGAGCCAGCGCATCGGGCGCAAGCCCACCTTCCTGCTGATGGGCGTCCTGCGGCTCGTCGCCTTCCCGGCCCTGTTCCTCGCCATGGCGAAGACCTCGGACACGACCCTGCTCGCGGTCTACGTCCTCGTCCTCTCCTTCGTCGCCAATGCGAGCTACGGCCCGCTGCTGATCTTTCTCAACGAGAAGTTTCCGACCGCCCTGCGGGCGACCGGCACCGGCCTGACCTGGAACGTCGGCTTCGCGCTCGGCGGGATGCTGCCGACGCTGGTCTCGCTGGCGGTCGACGGGCCGAGCCAGATCCCCATGATGCTGGCGATCTTCACCACCGTCGTGACGGCCGTCTACCTGATCGGCGCCGCGCTGACGGAGGAGACCCGAGGCAACCTCGACCGCGCCTGA
- a CDS encoding TIGR02444 family protein, with protein MEVWMPEEPLWTFALALYGRPGAAPACLALQDEAGADVPLVLHLLWCAATGRTLDAAAIAAMDAALAPWRDAVVAPLRRVRRAMKAPLLPAPGAEVLRERVKAAEIEAERLALRALAALAPPPGARTDATAAAWRHLDLYAAHLGRPLPRAPCAALVHALTGG; from the coding sequence ATGGAGGTGTGGATGCCCGAGGAGCCGCTCTGGACCTTCGCCCTCGCCCTCTACGGCCGGCCGGGCGCGGCCCCGGCCTGCCTCGCCCTTCAGGACGAGGCCGGCGCCGACGTCCCGCTCGTCCTCCATCTCCTCTGGTGCGCCGCGACGGGCCGCACCCTCGACGCGGCCGCGATCGCCGCGATGGACGCGGCCCTGGCGCCCTGGCGCGACGCCGTCGTGGCGCCGCTGCGGCGGGTGCGCCGCGCCATGAAGGCGCCGCTCCTCCCCGCGCCGGGGGCGGAGGTGCTGCGGGAGCGGGTCAAGGCCGCGGAGATCGAGGCGGAGCGCCTCGCGCTCCGCGCGCTCGCCGCCCTGGCGCCCCCGCCCGGCGCACGAACGGACGCGACCGCCGCGGCCTGGCGCCACCTCGATCTCTATGCCGCGCATCTCGGCCGGCCGCTGCCGCGGGCACCCTGCGCGGCGCTGGTGCACGCCCTCACGGGCGGCTGA
- a CDS encoding UbiX family flavin prenyltransferase has protein sequence MTDLPLVVGISGASGVIYGIRLLQILRDLAIPAHLVMSRSAEVTLAHETDLKVAEVRALAARTYAQADIGAAISSGSFRTRGMIVAPCSMRSMAEIATGATSGLLTRAADVTLKERRRLVLMVRETPLHTGHLRTMTALSEMGAIVAPPVPAFYARPESLAAMIDHTVGRVLDLFDIDSGGVRRWREAEG, from the coding sequence GTGACGGACCTGCCCCTGGTCGTCGGCATCTCGGGCGCCTCGGGCGTGATCTACGGCATCCGCCTGCTCCAGATCCTGCGCGACCTCGCGATCCCCGCCCACTTGGTGATGTCGCGCTCGGCCGAGGTGACGCTCGCGCACGAGACGGACCTGAAGGTGGCGGAGGTGCGGGCGCTCGCCGCCCGGACCTACGCGCAGGCCGATATCGGGGCGGCGATCTCCTCGGGCTCCTTCCGGACCCGCGGCATGATCGTGGCCCCCTGCTCGATGCGCAGCATGGCGGAGATCGCCACCGGGGCGACCTCCGGCCTCCTGACCCGGGCCGCGGACGTCACGCTGAAGGAGCGCCGCCGCCTCGTGCTGATGGTGCGCGAGACGCCCCTGCACACGGGCCACCTGCGGACCATGACGGCCCTCTCCGAGATGGGGGCGATCGTGGCGCCGCCGGTGCCGGCCTTCTACGCGAGGCCGGAGAGCCTCGCCGCGATGATCGACCACACGGTGGGCCGCGTCCTCGACCTGTTCGACATCGACTCGGGCGGGGTGCGGCGCTGGCGCGAGGCGGAGGGTTAG
- a CDS encoding LysR family transcriptional regulator produces the protein MDLRQISYFVALFEEGSVTRAAQRMNVVQPALSMQIAKLERELDQRLFERQPKAMVPTAAGRMLHRLVQPILRDVAEARAAMARLAQSVSGRVTAGILSSLSMSVVLSVLARFSAAYPQVELSLADGYSSTFIDGVGDGSLDLAVINKPNRRLGLMMEPLLDEEMVVVGASATPLPIPVPVRMRDLVELDLVLPSARHGLRLELDRRVGAQDVSLSPQIELDLPSAIADFVARSARFTVLPSIAVSRQLAEGSLKAYRIVAPRITRQLVIIHHPKTPLTQAATRFVEILAEELSAAAAALQTHIVAGP, from the coding sequence GTGGATTTGCGTCAGATCTCCTACTTCGTCGCCCTGTTCGAGGAGGGCAGCGTGACGCGCGCCGCCCAGCGCATGAACGTGGTGCAGCCCGCGCTGAGCATGCAGATCGCCAAGCTGGAGCGGGAACTCGACCAGCGCCTGTTCGAGCGCCAGCCCAAGGCCATGGTGCCGACCGCGGCCGGCCGGATGCTGCACCGGCTGGTGCAGCCGATCCTGCGGGACGTGGCCGAGGCCCGGGCCGCCATGGCGCGGCTCGCCCAGAGCGTGTCCGGCCGGGTCACGGCGGGGATCCTGTCGTCGCTCTCGATGAGCGTGGTGCTGAGCGTGCTCGCGCGCTTCTCCGCCGCCTACCCGCAGGTCGAGCTCTCGCTGGCGGACGGCTATTCCAGCACCTTCATCGACGGGGTCGGCGACGGCAGCCTCGACCTCGCGGTGATCAACAAGCCGAACCGGCGCCTCGGCCTGATGATGGAGCCGCTCCTCGACGAGGAGATGGTGGTGGTCGGGGCGAGCGCGACGCCGCTGCCGATCCCGGTTCCGGTGCGCATGCGCGACCTCGTGGAGCTCGACCTCGTCCTGCCCTCGGCCCGGCACGGCCTGCGCCTCGAACTCGACCGGAGGGTCGGCGCGCAGGATGTCAGCCTCAGCCCGCAGATCGAGCTCGACCTTCCCTCGGCCATCGCCGACTTCGTCGCGCGCTCGGCGCGGTTCACGGTGCTGCCCAGCATCGCGGTGAGCCGGCAGCTCGCGGAGGGCTCGCTCAAGGCCTACCGGATCGTCGCGCCGCGCATCACCCGCCAGCTCGTCATCATCCATCACCCGAAGACCCCGCTGACGCAGGCCGCGACGCGCTTCGTCGAGATCCTCGCCGAGGAGCTCTCGGCGGCGGCGGCGGCGCTCCAGACCCACATCGTGGCGGGCCCCTGA
- a CDS encoding UbiD family decarboxylase gives MILQAPARSLRDWLGRLAESGRLSVARPGIGLRHEAAAVANRLDGRSATLFPRPGGQDGTIVSGLVSSRAWMAEALGTSEDRLVSHFQQACAAPLPWREQETGPAQEVVHRAGIDLLRLLPVPTLNEHDGGPYISAGLMISRDPETGAQNVAILRCQINGPDRIGVLVLPRHTDHFYRRAEAAGRGLDVALVVGVDPACLLASQAIVPLGQDELEIAGALTGAPLPVVRCLTNPVRVPAEAEIVIEGRILPEVREPEGPFGEFPQYYGERARRHVMQVDAVTHRARPIFHMIVGGGLEHLLLGAIPREATILATLRRSFPGVEDVHLSLGGVGRYHLYVKLRKIQEGEAKNVLLGAFAAHYDIKHAVVVDTDVDIHDPGEVEWAVATRFQADRDLVVVAQAQGSKLDPSARDGVGAKMGLDATVPLDAPPMKFTRIRVPGEAEVDLAAVIAPGADWRDAVADRRDAVAG, from the coding sequence ATGATTCTGCAGGCCCCTGCCCGATCCCTGCGCGACTGGCTCGGCCGCCTCGCCGAGAGCGGCCGGCTCAGCGTGGCGCGGCCCGGAATCGGCCTGAGGCACGAGGCCGCCGCGGTGGCGAACCGCCTGGACGGGCGGAGCGCCACCCTGTTTCCCCGCCCCGGCGGGCAGGACGGCACCATCGTGTCGGGGCTGGTGTCGAGCCGGGCCTGGATGGCCGAGGCGCTCGGGACGAGCGAGGACCGCCTCGTCTCGCATTTCCAGCAGGCCTGCGCGGCGCCGCTGCCCTGGCGCGAGCAGGAGACGGGACCGGCCCAGGAGGTGGTCCACCGCGCCGGCATCGACCTGCTGCGCCTCCTGCCCGTGCCGACGCTCAACGAGCACGACGGGGGGCCCTACATCTCGGCCGGGCTGATGATCTCGCGCGATCCCGAGACCGGCGCGCAGAACGTCGCCATCCTGCGCTGCCAGATCAACGGGCCGGACCGCATCGGCGTGCTAGTCCTGCCCCGCCACACCGACCACTTCTACCGGCGGGCGGAGGCCGCGGGCCGCGGGCTCGACGTGGCGCTGGTCGTGGGGGTCGACCCGGCCTGCCTCCTCGCCTCGCAGGCGATCGTGCCGCTCGGGCAGGACGAGCTGGAGATCGCGGGCGCCCTCACGGGGGCGCCCCTGCCGGTGGTGAGGTGCCTCACCAATCCGGTGCGCGTGCCGGCCGAGGCCGAGATCGTCATCGAGGGGCGGATCCTGCCGGAGGTGCGCGAGCCCGAGGGCCCGTTCGGCGAGTTCCCGCAATATTACGGCGAGCGGGCGAGGCGCCACGTCATGCAGGTCGACGCGGTCACCCATCGCGCCCGGCCGATCTTCCACATGATCGTGGGCGGCGGCCTGGAGCACCTCCTGCTCGGCGCGATCCCGCGCGAGGCTACGATCCTGGCCACCCTGCGCCGCAGCTTCCCGGGCGTCGAGGACGTCCACCTCTCCCTCGGCGGGGTCGGGCGCTATCACCTCTACGTCAAGCTGCGCAAGATCCAGGAGGGCGAGGCCAAGAACGTGCTGCTCGGCGCCTTCGCGGCCCATTACGACATCAAGCACGCGGTGGTGGTCGACACGGATGTCGACATCCACGATCCCGGGGAGGTCGAGTGGGCCGTCGCCACGCGCTTCCAGGCCGACCGCGACCTCGTGGTGGTGGCGCAGGCGCAGGGCTCGAAGCTCGACCCCTCGGCGCGCGACGGCGTCGGCGCCAAGATGGGGCTCGACGCGACGGTCCCCCTGGACGCGCCCCCCATGAAGTTCACGCGCATCCGCGTGCCGGGCGAGGCCGAGGTCGACCTCGCGGCGGTGATCGCGCCGGGCGCGGATTGGCGCGACGCGGTCGCCGATCGGCGCGACGCGGTCGCGGGCTGA
- a CDS encoding GMC family oxidoreductase → MPDLPASVDVLIVGGGSAGCVMANRLSADPGRRVLLVEAGRDTPPGRVPAEILDSYPMPLFFGDTYIWPGLDAAVTRGADGRVRRRAYEQGRVMGGSSSINVQAANRGLPRDYEAWVEAGAAGWGWDDVLPYFRRLETDLDCDGPLHGRDGPVPIRRILEPAWPPFARAVARAFDATGLPRRLDQNGEFEDGLFPPAFSNRDDARVSAAAAYLDAETRARDNLVIAAQTRVTALTRDGRRVTGAQLRGPGGRPHRVAARRVVVCAGALQSPALLLRAGIGPAEHLRACGIAVVADRPGVGENLRDHPALTVAQYLPRPLRLPPSQRRASFLAVRSSSGLPGGSASDMYLTASARGGWHALGARLALYFLWVNQPHSVGRLRLDPADPSGHPDIDLNLLSDPRDLDRLAAGLRDLVARVVSPHLNPDPAALVPASFTPAIKRLSRFSPGNRRVTALLAALLDGPAPLRRRMLRLVSGGVALGEVVGDEAALRDLVRDLVFGVWHASGTCRMGDPQDPGAVVDPAGGVIGVAGLTVADASVMPSLPSANTNVPTMMVAEKIADHLAGRPPPA, encoded by the coding sequence GTGCCCGACCTTCCCGCATCCGTCGACGTCCTGATCGTCGGCGGCGGCTCGGCCGGCTGCGTCATGGCCAACCGGCTCTCGGCCGATCCCGGCCGCCGCGTCCTGCTCGTCGAGGCGGGGCGCGACACGCCGCCCGGGCGCGTGCCGGCCGAGATCCTCGACAGCTACCCGATGCCGCTGTTCTTCGGCGACACCTACATCTGGCCGGGCCTCGACGCCGCCGTGACGCGCGGGGCGGACGGGCGGGTCCGGCGCCGCGCCTACGAGCAGGGCCGGGTGATGGGCGGCTCGTCGAGCATCAACGTGCAGGCCGCCAATCGCGGCCTGCCCCGCGACTACGAGGCCTGGGTGGAGGCGGGCGCGGCGGGCTGGGGCTGGGACGACGTCCTGCCCTATTTCCGCCGGCTCGAGACCGACCTCGACTGCGACGGCCCGCTGCACGGCCGGGACGGCCCGGTGCCGATCCGGCGCATCCTGGAACCCGCCTGGCCGCCCTTCGCGCGGGCGGTGGCGCGGGCCTTCGACGCCACCGGCCTGCCGCGGCGCCTCGACCAGAACGGCGAGTTCGAGGACGGCCTCTTCCCGCCCGCCTTCTCCAACCGCGACGACGCCCGGGTCTCCGCCGCGGCGGCCTACCTGGACGCCGAGACCCGGGCGCGGGACAACCTCGTCATCGCGGCGCAGACCCGGGTGACCGCCCTCACGCGCGACGGGCGCCGGGTCACGGGCGCGCAGCTGCGCGGACCCGGCGGGCGCCCGCACCGGGTCGCGGCGCGGCGGGTCGTGGTCTGCGCCGGGGCGCTGCAATCGCCGGCGCTGCTCCTGCGGGCGGGGATCGGGCCGGCCGAGCACCTGCGCGCCTGCGGGATCGCCGTCGTCGCCGACCGGCCCGGGGTGGGCGAGAACCTGCGCGACCATCCGGCCCTGACGGTGGCCCAGTACCTGCCCCGCCCGCTCCGGCTGCCGCCGAGCCAGCGCCGGGCGAGCTTCCTGGCGGTGCGCTCCTCCTCCGGCCTGCCGGGCGGCAGCGCCTCCGACATGTACCTCACCGCCTCCGCCCGCGGCGGCTGGCACGCGCTCGGGGCCCGCCTCGCCCTCTACTTCCTGTGGGTGAACCAGCCGCACTCGGTCGGGCGGCTGCGGCTCGACCCGGCCGACCCGTCCGGCCATCCCGACATCGACCTCAACCTCCTCTCCGACCCGCGCGACCTCGACCGGCTGGCGGCCGGCCTGCGCGACCTCGTCGCGCGCGTGGTCTCGCCCCACCTCAACCCCGACCCGGCGGCGCTCGTCCCGGCGAGCTTCACGCCGGCGATCAAGCGGCTCAGCCGGTTCAGCCCGGGCAACCGGCGCGTCACGGCGCTCCTGGCGGCCCTCCTCGACGGCCCGGCCCCGCTGCGGCGGCGGATGCTGCGCCTCGTCTCCGGCGGGGTCGCGCTCGGCGAGGTCGTGGGGGACGAGGCGGCCCTGCGGGACCTCGTGCGCGACCTCGTCTTCGGCGTCTGGCACGCGAGCGGCACCTGCCGCATGGGCGATCCGCAGGATCCGGGGGCGGTGGTCGACCCCGCCGGCGGCGTGATCGGCGTCGCCGGCCTGACGGTCGCCGATGCCTCCGTGATGCCGAGCCTGCCGAGCGCCAACACCAACGTCCCGACCATGATGGTCGCCGAGAAGATCGCCGACCACCTCGCGGGCCGCCCGCCCCCGGCCTGA
- a CDS encoding GntR family transcriptional regulator → MSGALADLLAPPRAGAEAVAARLEEDIIFGRLAPGARLTEDALMARYGASRHFVRQALVAVERRGIVRRERNVGATVRSYAAEEVRQIYDVREFLTREAALLIGLPAPPGLLAELRRLQDAYRREAERGDLLAIHGANDAFHLALFSACGNAYLVRTLQDYMALTLPMRAKNLADAEGLRLSLSQHETMIELLRGRDRWAFAQLCVDHMRSSKLDYLSRIARGPSA, encoded by the coding sequence GTGAGCGGCGCGCTGGCGGATCTCCTCGCCCCGCCGCGCGCGGGCGCCGAGGCGGTCGCGGCGCGCCTGGAGGAGGACATCATCTTCGGGCGCCTCGCCCCCGGAGCGCGCCTGACCGAGGATGCCCTGATGGCGCGCTACGGCGCCTCGCGCCACTTCGTGCGGCAGGCCCTGGTGGCGGTGGAGCGGCGCGGCATCGTGCGGCGGGAGAGGAACGTCGGCGCGACGGTGCGCTCCTACGCGGCCGAGGAGGTGCGCCAAATCTACGACGTGCGCGAGTTCCTCACCCGCGAGGCCGCGCTGCTGATCGGATTGCCGGCGCCGCCCGGGCTGCTCGCCGAGCTGCGCCGCCTGCAGGACGCCTATCGGCGCGAGGCCGAGAGAGGGGACCTCCTCGCCATCCACGGGGCCAACGACGCCTTCCACCTCGCGCTGTTCTCGGCCTGCGGCAACGCCTATTTGGTGCGCACCCTGCAGGATTACATGGCCCTGACCCTGCCGATGCGCGCCAAGAACCTCGCGGATGCGGAGGGTCTGCGCCTGTCGCTGAGCCAGCACGAGACGATGATCGAGCTGCTGCGCGGCCGCGACCGCTGGGCCTTCGCGCAATTGTGCGTCGACCACATGCGGTCGAGCAAGCTCGACTACCTCAGCCGGATCGCGCGCGGCCCTTCGGCGTAG
- a CDS encoding Gfo/Idh/MocA family protein has translation MSGLRVGLVGAGFVTQYHLRAWAALQGRARVVAVADPSEARRAARAAEFGIPRTYADAARMLAEGGIDAVDVAVPRAAHADLVRLAAARGLPVLCQKPLAPTLPEAEALAAEVGGRCRLMVHENWRFRDTYRQAAALLRAGAVGRPFAARLTVLTSGTLPDADGRYPALERQPFMRDEARMLTAEVLIHHLDTLRMLLGPLTVAACAMSRTCAALRGEDSALVQLAGEGGLAVQLFASFAAHGAPPGAADRLEIYGPDGALHLAGGDLTLTAPEARTAPEAREAPGEGRAWHFDPAATYQGSYDAAIAHFVERLADGGPFETAPEDNLATLRLVEECYRLAGRGAAR, from the coding sequence GTGAGCGGGCTGCGGGTCGGGCTGGTCGGGGCGGGCTTCGTCACCCAGTATCACCTGCGCGCCTGGGCGGCCCTGCAGGGCCGCGCGCGCGTCGTCGCCGTCGCCGACCCGAGCGAGGCCCGTCGCGCCGCCCGGGCCGCGGAGTTCGGGATCCCCCGCACCTACGCGGACGCCGCCCGGATGCTGGCGGAGGGCGGGATCGACGCGGTGGACGTCGCGGTGCCGCGGGCCGCGCATGCCGACCTCGTGCGCCTCGCGGCCGCCCGCGGGCTGCCGGTCCTGTGCCAGAAGCCGCTCGCGCCGACGCTGCCCGAGGCCGAGGCGCTGGCGGCGGAGGTCGGCGGGCGCTGCCGCCTGATGGTGCACGAGAACTGGCGCTTCCGCGACACCTACCGGCAGGCGGCCGCGCTGCTGCGCGCGGGCGCGGTCGGCCGTCCCTTCGCGGCGCGGCTCACCGTGCTGACCAGCGGCACGCTGCCCGATGCCGACGGGCGCTACCCCGCCCTCGAGCGCCAGCCCTTCATGCGCGACGAGGCGCGCATGCTCACCGCCGAGGTGCTGATCCACCACCTCGACACCCTGCGCATGCTGCTCGGCCCCCTCACCGTCGCGGCCTGCGCGATGAGCCGCACCTGCGCGGCCCTGCGGGGCGAGGACAGCGCGCTCGTCCAGCTCGCGGGGGAGGGGGGCCTCGCCGTGCAGCTCTTCGCGAGCTTCGCGGCGCACGGCGCGCCGCCCGGCGCGGCGGACCGGCTCGAGATCTACGGGCCGGACGGGGCCCTGCACCTCGCCGGCGGCGACCTGACCCTCACGGCGCCCGAGGCGCGCACGGCGCCCGAGGCGCGCGAGGCGCCCGGCGAGGGGCGCGCGTGGCACTTCGATCCGGCCGCCACCTACCAGGGCTCCTACGACGCGGCGATCGCGCACTTCGTCGAGCGGCTCGCGGATGGCGGCCCGTTCGAGACCGCGCCGGAGGACAACCTCGCCACGCTCCGCCTCGTCGAGGAATGCTACCGCCTGGCCGGCCGCGGGGCGGCCCGGTGA